AAGTTGGACAACCCAGTTACCCACTTTCTGTAACTCTATTCAGTTGATGTACAAATTCAGTGGCAACAGTTCAGTAAATTAGTCTTTCTCACTAATGTCTCATCTTTTCTGTGTCCGTTCAGTGGCATTCAACATTTACAAAAGCATTTGTATCCGCTAAACAGTAGAAAAGCCTAAAACAATACccttataaacattttttttttttctgattgatTATATATTGTTGACAGAAATGACAAATACATGAAACTGAAAAGAAGTATGAATATCAAAAGCATACAGCCTTAAAAATGGGAATCATGTggttgtaaaaaaacaacaaaaacaaattacagcTGAAAAGGCTGCTTAATGTTATTATGTATGTAATACATTCATCCATGCAGCTGTTGGCTTGAGATTAGTAGAAACATCTGCAgtactgtgtatgtgtgatgAGCTGCCACCCAAGCACTTTGGTTCATGATCAGATAACCCCTCACTACTAGTAGGCATCAAGTTAAGGTCAAAGCAGAAGTCTGTGTTTTGTATAGTGTGTTaatgatatacaaataaaaaagtatcATTGAATGTGTATcaaaattatctgaattatttttcatttatttttcatttgcagGTTATGACATTTCCCTCAGTTGTCTAGATCTTCCCACTTCTTCCACTTTGACAGTGCAATTATTTATGCAGATGTTTCATCTACACCATCCCAAACAAACTGAAACACTTTGTGGTTACAATTTacacaaatgtaacatttcatCAGCCTTTGTTTAATATTGTGCGGTCTGATGGCatgaataaagaaagaaaattggCAAAGCAGGGTAGCGTAAACTGTAGTCTAAAGAACAATATGCCATTTCATTAACCAGTGCAATGTTTATCCATCAGGACGGTAAACATTCATTTAAGGACAGATATCACAGGAGCTAATTCCGAAATCCATGGTCTTAACCTGAAACATACACATTAGagatttttttgtccatttattAACAGCAAACGTGGCAGATATAGAAACAATATCTGTACATAGTTCACCTTTATTTAGAACAAACTAAAATATTGGGAGAAAACTGTCCATAAATTACAGTGGTCCTGCAAGAAGAAATACTTAGATTTCAGAAACCACTGTTGAATTCTTGTAGTCTTACAGTACTCAACAGCAAATCCACTGTCACAGGACTTGGCCATGCGGTAACCAAATACTAAAAATTAATGTCTCTATATTTTTCAATATATTATCTTCTTGTTGCTTTAAGTAACATCTTTAAATTTTGGTACACAAACCTTTTTCCCTAAGTTGAAATTCACTGTAGTATAATATTTATCCAAAATGTGATTTCACTAGATAAGGATTCCTTCTTGCCCTGTTCCTTGTGGTCCATTAAAAATGGAAAGAACACAAACAATCACTAGTAGATTAAGATTTCTGTTGGGCTGACACTCCCTTCCAGTAATCTAGAATGTCATGCAGGTCTTCATCCTTTGCAAACTGCACTTTTTTCCTTAGGGCATGGCCTGCAGCCATGTACTCCTCATCTTTGTGACGTTTGCGATGGAGTTTAAAGCGCTCCCAGATGCTGTGAGACGGTTTGCAGTAGTACTCGGGACTAGATGAGTAACTGAGATTGTGGTACTGTGGGGAGAGCTGTGAGTAAGCCAAGTCTCTGGGGCGAGGCCGTGTCAGGGGCTCCAAGATGGAGGTTTTCCGACTCTCTGGTCCTTCCAGCTCCTCAATTTGGTGGGCATCAGGGTAGGAGTGCCGATGCTCGCTATACTGACGAATCTTCTCCGCCTCTGCCCTTAGTATTGCAGCTGCAGGTGTGATAGTCAGGATAGTCTCCCCTGTGGGTGAAGTCTTCTCTATGTACTTTGCCTCTGACTTATATGACCCCTCTGAACGGTAAGGCCTTGGGCTCCGTGTTGGACCACCGGTGGCTGTACTTGGACGCTTCGGAGAGGCATCTGAAGTGTGATGTCTTTGTAAAGAGTGGTGGTAGCTGTCCTTGTAGACAGGTGACAGGAAGCCAGACTTGCTATTAGGCTGCTCTGAGATCAGCACTAACTGAGGTTCTGCGGTTGACACTGCACCAGATTTTACCCCTTGGAAGGAGGTGGACTCTGATTTCAGAGCATCTATGCAATTGTTAATGATCTGGTTGACCTTGTCCACCTCCTTTGCAATTGTTGAGATCTCAGCAACCGAGCCTTGGCTATTGCCAGGCATGGACATCTCACATTCCCTTCGATCTAGGTGCTCCCCTGTTCTCACTTCCATGTAATTCCCTTTGGCCATTTTTGGAGTGTCAGTTATGTCTTGAAGTTTGTATTGCTCCATGTCACTGCCGGAGGGTAGATAGGGCATGCGGGTCATGCTCTCCCCAGCCATCATTTGCTTTTGAGACATCCTGGATATAGTCCCGCCTTCCAGTTCACCACCATATTTAAGCTCAATTTTGTTCTTCTTCAAACtgcctgcctttttgtgcttttcatCTTGTTGTCTCTTTTTTCGCAGGCAGTAATATACAATGCCTAAAACAATTAACATAATGAAAAGACATCCTAGGATAGTCATTATGTAGTGAGTGGCTGTTGCGTTACTGGGTACTCTTTCTTTTCCATTTCTAGGTCCTGTGGACAGTGTCAGACAGGTATGATTGAAACGCAGGGAGTTTCTTATGGAAGCCACACAGTAGGTGTAATCGGTGTGGGGTTTAAGATTTTTCAGCTCAATTTCCTCCTTCTGTCGTTTCAGATTTTGTATATCAGTGAAGAAGCTATTGTTATACAGAACAAGAATGTACATTTTCTTGTAGGGGTAAGGAATCTGAACAGTGATTACCGCATTTGTGTGAGACACTTGCTTTAGTTTCATGATTGGTTTCACGTCTAATATGTCAGTGGGACTGATGCTGATCTCATCAGGCTCAGTCCCAGAAGGACAGTCTTCCAGCCCACAGGGTGTTGCGTCTGGAGGGAAAGTGGTGGTCTCGGGAGGCACAGGAATGTATGGAGTCACATAGTCCTCCGTGCACACAGTGGAAAGCATATGCAGAGCATTGCGATACGTTGGATTGTTTGGATTCTGGCTCAGGAGGCTGTAGCCAGAGACTCCGGTGGGAGAATCACACACCATTCGTTCACTAGTTCTATTGGGAAAGACTGAGAGCCACTTGACAAACCCCAAGAGCTCACAGGAGCAGTTGAACGGGTTGGTGTAGAGCTCACAGGTGGTCAGCTTAGTCAGGCTGGTGAAGGTGGACCCATCTAGAACCTGGATGCGGTTCATGGAAAGGTCAATGTTTTCGATGTTTGGGCACTCCCAAAAGGCATTGGGTGTCACAGTCTCAATCAGGTTGGCCTGGAGGTAGAGGTACTGCAGCTTGCCCAAACCCCTGAGAATCCCTTCTGTCAAGTTCCGCAGTTTATTGAAGCCCAATTGGAGTACCTGTAAGTTGAATTGGGCCGAAAAAGCCCCATCCTCAACATAGTTAATCTCATTCTTGGTTAAGTTCAGGTATGTTAGGTTGGTAAAGCGGCTGAGGGCTGAGTAGTGGATGCTTTTGATCTTGTTCTCATTCAAACGAAGGTCCACAATAGTGCTGTTGATGTGCTGAGGGATAGCCTCATAGGGTGGCTGGTTTTGGCTGCAAATGGCAAGCCATACAAAGCCCTTTTCCCCTTCTATGAGCCAGCAATCCCCCCTCACTCCACCTATCTGAGTCAGATAGATTATGGCCACAGACCAGAAGAAGGCACTCTTCACCATGCCTCCGTTCCAAGCTCCCGATGCCCTGCTGGAAGCCATGAGCAATGACTGTCAGTAGCAACTTGAGTTTGAACTGGGCTGGAATGAGCCTCACAGTATTCTGGCAGGGTAATAAACCCTTTACCTTGATTTAGCCAAGGGACAAAATGTCCAGTCTCTGGTCCAGAGAATTAAATCACATGAGTTGAGGGTTTGTGTTCTGATATTTCAGCACCTTATTAAACCTGTGAACCATAGCTTATGCACTTACAGGTTAAGTCTCCAATGGAGaagtttattttttactatagtgGACTGATAGAGCTGGGTCTTAGTGTTTCACCAATGACCTGTGCTTATTTCCCCAGGGCATAGCATTGTTGATAGCTTTCATCCTCTTGTCTCTTCTTCTCTTCCACCATTTTAGTCTCATTTATGGGCCCAGAGGTGCTCCCTGGTAGAGTAAAGAGAAAAAGGAACCATTGGCTGATGTTTACAATCTTTAAATTAGAAAAGcaatattcagaatacagttgAAACCCAACATACAACAAGCatactttactatactatactatactatactagatGCCTGCAGCCCAGTACTGctcaaaatatatatgtttttaaatatgtattttatttcccTACTGTCTCATTAATATGCTGTGGTCTTGTGAAAGGTAGAGACATTTTTTTACCTAACCATAAATTTATTGTGAACACAATTTAAATAGCTCCCTATAGTCCCTGTGACATATACTGCACTTATGTAGACCACTGGCCAATTTCCatctgacaaataaaaaaaataaaaataaaaaaagagtccCTGTTCTCCTACCATTAAGTCTGAGACTATAAAATGAGAGAGACCATTACTTGGGAGCCGAAATAGATCAATTACACTTTgtcctttaaaatgttttaataaaaacaaccaGTGGCTGTTGAGACCAGTTTATCAATTTATAATGAATCGGTAAATCATAGTTGGGAAGAACTTCAAATCAACTTCCAGATATGTATTACCACTTGTGCTCAATTTGGGAAGAAAAATTAACTGATGAATTACAAAACACCAAATAATCTTATCATGAACATAACATTGTTAAGGGTGAGATAAATTCTGGACTTCACAAGCTGCTTTGTCTATAAAGTTTTCTGTAAGCTTTGTTTTGatagtcatttattttttaataaaatacacagCTATGGAGAGAGAAGAAAATCACAAGGATATAGTTCTTCTCTGAAAGACACTGCTCTCACAGAGAGATGGTAGTTTCCCCAGGACACCATGATTCAATTCACAGATATCCCTGGCAGGCTTTGAAACATTGAGACAACTGTTAGCAATACTGGCAGTATTGTAAATAATTTTACGAGTTAAGAGAGGATTGGAACTTATGTGAAGACTTTTCTTTCTACTGCACTCCTTCTCCTAACCATGGATATAAAGATGATTTTACTGTAtgtatcagcctgatctcattaaatgatgtgtggcaacatttttgcaaaatggtatTACTGTATGTGGTCCATTTCACATACTGTTCGTAGCAGTTACAATGGAAAATGATCCACTGCATgccgctaaaagcgagtgaaatattctcccaaaaagaggttttaaaggttaatgctctattggattttaaatcaacaaaacagacctccctagcctaaaccttaaaccaaaaCTTAACTGATAGTgtcttaaaagcaaatgtgagatgaaaaacatgttgttttatggtgcttctatgacactttctgcTCACATGTTGATTTGAGTGTTCTTTAGGATTTGTACCCCGGTCCATCacttgagctactgtgcaatttgatcgcaCTCAAACAAGTATgtaaatgttgttgtttatgtaaagtaaatgttaaaaagtATCACCTGACTAAGTCATCCACTATAataaaatgtttagatgtcataaaatagtattgtgtgaggaacgaGGTGAAAAGTAGTGTTTGGAaattgataatctgctgttttactcatgatttgtgtgaaagcaaataaaagtcattgttgtcgCAGCATCTCTGGTGTTCATttgacatgtaaaaaaaaaaataaataattcgaGCACATAATGAAAGCCTTTCATTACTGTACTGTGTATTCTTAACTTTGGAGAAAGCTCTTATGGAGGAATTATGAGCAAATACTTGCACAATATTGAATTATTTACAGAGATTTCCATAGCACTAAAACCTCATTATAATTGTACTGTCTGACTGACCCTCTGTAATCCATGTCAGAGCATAACTTAGCTGTTTCTTGCCCTGTGGAGACACGATGACTGAAAGGGAGCAAGTATGCCTTACCCATTACTGCGAGGCTGATTTACATTTCACACAAGCCATCTACAAGTGAATTATGCAAGGAGGGCATGCTTTTATTGAAGAGGAAAGAAGCATTTCTCAAGTGCATAGATGCCTACGGTTCATAAAGCCCTCTATGGTTGGCTGTAAATCAAGGCTGGGATTTCACTGGGTTTTGACTGGGCTCTGCACAAACTACAGTATGTTTTAGATTAGATCACGCTCTGGTGTAATCGCAAATGCATCTGTTTTAATTGTGTCTCTCATTTGGACTGCAAGCAGTTAATATAtgacaaacaaaacagaagtcttattttgttatttgttcatTGATTGTGGCTAGTGGCACACAAGACTTAGATAAAGAAACAGACCTTATATGGTTGTTTATAGAAATGTGGTGTGACAAATATTGAGACACCAGTATTTACCATTTGAGACTTCATGCTTTGAAGATTGTCTTGGCCTCTCACCAGAGAATTACATTCATGACTATAATGAAACATTGCATTGATTTGTTATTGATACATACAGCCAGTTTCATTAGACTGAGAAGGACCATTTTCATGATCTTTACACACAAATGTAATTGTATATAGGGGTgacaggggctagttgtcacactgggaagttgtcacaagggctatatcaaGAGTCAAAATTAcaattgtgcaaatgtgttttctctagcagatgTTTTATGTATTGGTTTCAAACATCAAGTTTAAAACCCTCTTATACTAGAATATTTTTTCTGAAATTTACCCTCCTAAGTATATTTTcactataatttatttatttatttatttttttaatagcttttggataaacaagcaaacataatcaaactacactggCCTACGTtcaacaatattattaaaaataaaagtttaaatgtgttcttaggacaaaggtatttttcataaaaGTCAGGTCAGGACATGTTGtcacatattttaaatgtcataaatgtcatctagtttataatgtaataattataataaattacaaaGTCTTTTGGCCCAAACAATGTgttgatatttttaaatgttacattattaatttttgttgtttcacGAATCGTTTTGTGACTCagttgttttactttttacatttggcTAAAAAAGcttataataggctgtttaatgcaggcGTAGATTTAAACAGAGGCATAGGCATTCTGGTGTTTGTGATGTTGACATAAAACCTACTCCACTTGTTTACTCTGCTTGatttttagggtcattgtcctgctgaatccgtgtatcattcgttcatttcatattcaattaggaattcaaaatctgaaaaacaaaaaacgacttATTTCATCATTAGTTTACAAAACCAgtcttaaaaaacaaataatttcttgTTTTTCGTAATTTTGATGCTCAAGTTAATtggaattggaaaaatagccacgggacactgtgttttgattatttgatttcactaatatatggcttgaatatttgattcgcacatatgggtggatgtgaaacgcccctttcttctgattggtcagccTGCACCGTCAtcttcctcaatgctgtgagacagaataaaagttatctgctgtttaattgttcagatgaattcaTCTCAGTTATTAttaaattctttatcatttattctccaaaactcaccacgtttattgcagctgagctatTTCTCTCATCAAGTAGTCAGACACATTGCCTACACACAACCGTAAATGTTCACTGAATGCAGACAGGGTTTCGTCTTCATGCGATTCAGCAGTAGGACAAACATTGCCAAGTGAAGCAATTGATAagagcgacacacacacacacacacacacacacacacacacacacacacacacacatacaaatacacacactacacacacacacacacacacacacacacacacacacacacacacacacacacacacatgttggtgcggcagtccttatttttatactgtatggactatagattatatccactaaacctacccctaaaccttacccacacaaaaaactttctacatttttacattttcaaaaaaacatagtttagtttgttttttaagcgatttaaattatggggacactagaaatgccctcataaaccacatttatagcataatacccttgtaattaccagtttgtaacctaaaaaaatatcctcgtaaaccacccaaacccatccacacacacacacacacacacacacacacacacacacacacacacacacacacacacacacacacattattaagaTGTTTATTAAGATTAATCCCTTGCTCTGTATGCCAAATATCTTCTCACAGTTATCCTTCTTCATGCCATTCAACTTGTTATATTCATTTATAAGTGGCACCATGCAGTGCAgctgatcagttgggcactggtGATCCACACTGCACTGGAGAATCGGCTGCATTTGGGTATGGCATTCACAGTAGAGTGACCAGACGTCACTTTAAAACTCAGGACCGCATCATGTACCATGTTACAAGACAGATGAGCATTCATGCCAGTGAAGTATAACAGCTACAACAataaataacaaatgataaataataataataataataataataataataataataacaaataaagtgaaagatattattacatttaatatttaatataagacaATAAGTATTTACATGGCAGCGAAGAGTACTAATTTCAAGCTTAGATTTTTCTGACATTCATGTTTTTTAATGGGAATATGGGTAGCCTTTACCTAATGGGTCATATACATGGCAGTTTTGTGTGCCTTTTATTATCGGACAAATGTGAAGGCTATGTgaaaatgctgattttaaattcactggtcgAGCTTTTGAGAGACGAGCATTCATGAACTTCCTTTAGCATAATTTCCATGATGAGCAAGTCCGTCACACCTAAGCTCACAGAGCGGGGTTAATTTTGGATATTCGGTTTCTTGTACCCACACTTTCTGCCGGCGCCAAGTTTGCAAAGATTTCGTACACTTGGCTTGAtgttatggtatataaatatacaggtgcatctcaataaattagaatgtcctggaaaagttcatttatttcagtaattcaactcaaattgtgaaactcgtgtattaaataaattcaatgcacacagactgaagtagtttaagtctttggttcttttaattgtgatgattttggctcacatttaacaaaaacccaccaattcactatctcaaaaaatttgaatatggtgacatgccaatcagctaatcaactcaaaacacctgcaaaggtttcctgagccttcaaaatggtctctcagtttggttcactaggctacacaatcatggggaagactgctgatctgacagttgtccagaagacaatcattgacacccttcacaaggagggtaagccacaaacattcattgccaaagaagttggctgttcacagagtgctgtatccaagcatgttaacagaaagttgattggaaggaaaaagtgtggaagaaaaagatgcacaaccaaccgagagaaccgcagccttatgaggattgtcaagcaaaatcgattcaagaatttgggtgaacttcacaaggaatggactgaggctggggtcaaggcatcaagagccaccacacacagacgtgtcaaggaatttggctacagttgtcgtattcctcttgttaagccactcctgaaccacagacaacgtcagaggcgtcttacctgggctaaggagaagaagaactggactgttgcccagtgttccaaagtcctcttttcagatgagagcaagttttgtatttcatttggaaaccaaggtcctagagtctggaggaagggtggagaagctcatagcccaagttgcttgaagtccagtgttaagtttccacagtctgtgatgatttggggtgcaatgtcatctgctggtgttggtccattgtgttttttgaaaaccaaagtcactgcacctgtttaccaagaaattttggagcacttcatgcttccttctgctgaccagctttttaaagatgctgatttcattttccagcaggatttggcacctgcccacactgccaaaagcaccaaaagttggttaaataccatggtgttggtgtgcttgactggccagcagactcaccagacctgaaccccatagagagtctatggggtattgtcaagaggaaaatgagaaacaagagaccaaaaaatgcagatgagctgaaggccactgtcaaagaaacctgggcttccataccacctcagcagtgccacaaactgatcacctccatgccacgccgaattgaggcagtaattaaagcaaaaggagcccctaccaagtattgagtacatatacagtaaatgaacatactttccagaaggccaacaattcactaaaaatgttttttttattggtcttatgatgtattctaattttttgagatagtgaattggtgggtttttgttaaatgtgagccaaaatcatcacaattaaaagaaccaaagacttaaactacttcagtctgtgtgcattgaatttatttaatacacgagtttcacaatttgagttgaattactgaaataaatgaccttttccatgacattctaatttattgagatgcacctgtaagtggtatataactataatatacagacataaaacactgcACTCAGAACTGTCATTTGGTGTGGCTGCAGAATTATGACTGAAAATGCTCCGATGCTCTTTCATTGCTTAGCGTACTTAAGGGAAcgtctgaaaattccactcactattaaacacaggcgGTGTCCAATGACTCATTCAGTTGATGTGcaagttaaac
This portion of the Myxocyprinus asiaticus isolate MX2 ecotype Aquarium Trade chromosome 14, UBuf_Myxa_2, whole genome shotgun sequence genome encodes:
- the LOC127452340 gene encoding protein ELFN1-like yields the protein MASSRASGAWNGGMVKSAFFWSVAIIYLTQIGGVRGDCWLIEGEKGFVWLAICSQNQPPYEAIPQHINSTIVDLRLNENKIKSIHYSALSRFTNLTYLNLTKNEINYVEDGAFSAQFNLQVLQLGFNKLRNLTEGILRGLGKLQYLYLQANLIETVTPNAFWECPNIENIDLSMNRIQVLDGSTFTSLTKLTTCELYTNPFNCSCELLGFVKWLSVFPNRTSERMVCDSPTGVSGYSLLSQNPNNPTYRNALHMLSTVCTEDYVTPYIPVPPETTTFPPDATPCGLEDCPSGTEPDEISISPTDILDVKPIMKLKQVSHTNAVITVQIPYPYKKMYILVLYNNSFFTDIQNLKRQKEEIELKNLKPHTDYTYCVASIRNSLRFNHTCLTLSTGPRNGKERVPSNATATHYIMTILGCLFIMLIVLGIVYYCLRKKRQQDEKHKKAGSLKKNKIELKYGGELEGGTISRMSQKQMMAGESMTRMPYLPSGSDMEQYKLQDITDTPKMAKGNYMEVRTGEHLDRRECEMSMPGNSQGSVAEISTIAKEVDKVNQIINNCIDALKSESTSFQGVKSGAVSTAEPQLVLISEQPNSKSGFLSPVYKDSYHHSLQRHHTSDASPKRPSTATGGPTRSPRPYRSEGSYKSEAKYIEKTSPTGETILTITPAAAILRAEAEKIRQYSEHRHSYPDAHQIEELEGPESRKTSILEPLTRPRPRDLAYSQLSPQYHNLSYSSSPEYYCKPSHSIWERFKLHRKRHKDEEYMAAGHALRKKVQFAKDEDLHDILDYWKGVSAQQKS